The genomic region AAGTTCTTAAACAAACCCATAAGGTTTCCTCCAGATTTTCATTCTGAGCCAGTAATAAAGATTCTTGCGAAAAGGAATGTCCAACGTGACAGCGATATCTTTCGATTCCTGTATCCTTAATTTTCCATAATGGTCCGCCACAACTCGCACAACTTAAAGCTACTTTTTCACCAAGAAAATCTTCCGTCTTAACCTGGCTTCTGATTTTTGTTGCAATTTCAGATTCTCTTTTAATGGTGTAGGGAATTTCTACTTCCTGCGGCAGAGGCTTTTCGGTTAATTCCTCAATTAATTCGCCTATTTCTTCTACTTGTAAAGTATAATCTATTTCTACAAATTTTTGAGCAGATATTGCCATTCCTGCAAACTCTGCAGATTTCGGCTCCTGAATAATGGTCTTTCCGCCGCATCTTTTTACTGCTTCCAGGCCAACAGTACCATCATTCAACCTTCCTGAAAGTAATATACCTACACATCGATTACCAAAAGCTACTGCCGCAGATCTGAATAAAACATCTATAGAAGGCCTGAAAAGATTTTCTCTTGGCCCATTAGAGTTCCTGAGTTTACCCTCATGAATAACCATGTGCTGGTTAGGAACAGCAACATATACTTTACCTTTTTCAATATTCATATTTTCTTTAGAATCCAGAACTTCCATCTGGATTTTTCTATTAAGATATTCTGAAAAACTGGAGATCATATCGAAAGAGGAGTGAACAACGACCAGAAAAGATGCATTGATTTCCGGAGAGATTGATTTTAAAACTTTTTCTACAGCAACCCTCCCTCCTGCTGAAGCTCCTATCAAAAATATTCTGTTTTCCTCCAAAACAATACTGATTTAAAAATTTATTTAACTCCAATAATATTTATTCTAATGATCTTTAGGCCTTTAAATTAAAGCGCAGAAGCATCATCCATTAACTTTGCGGCGATTTCTATGTTTTAATGATCCTCTCTTCCACTTTTATGTGGAGATATAAGTTAAGAAATACACCACAATAGTTTGATATACAAAGGTTAAAACTATAATATAGTTCATAAAAAAGGCCAGTAAATTTACTGACCTGAGACATCTAAAATGAACAAATTCCTAGCTGGATTTTTCGAATGAAATTTTCGCATTCACGGCGTATGAAGTTATCGCATCGCCGTTCACCTGTGCTTTCATTTCTTTGATATAAACAGATTTTATATTATTGATAGATTTTGCAGCTTCCTTAACAGCATTTCTGGTAGCATCATCAAAACTCTTTTCAGAAGTTGCGATCACTTCGATCACTTTTACAATTCCCATAATTTTAAATTTTAATTGGTTATAATTATTTCTCTTCTTGAAAATAACCAATAATACCTTGTATTTCAAATGATTAACACAAGATTATAGAATGGAATTATGGATTTGTAATCCTTTAGTCTGAATCGTTTTTGACGGGAATAAGGTATACTGGAATCTTTGTTTTTTCCAGAATTCTACTTGCAGTGGTACCCATTAAAACCTTTTCCAGGACTGAGTGGCTATGAGTTCCCAGCACAATTAGATCTGCATTCCATTTATTGGCATAATCAAGAATCGCGGCTGAAGTTGGTCCTTCAGCAAGGTGAGTTGTTACCATGGGATCATCCAGGTGTTTGGCGGCCGTTTCCAGAAAATTTTTAGCAACTTCCCGGAGTTCAGAAATAACATTTAGGTCTACCTGCATTTCATTAAAACCTTCATACCCCATGAAATTAGGATAATTTACCCCATAATAACTTACATCTGCCAAAACATGGATAAGACAAACCTCGGCACCTAGCTTCTTTGCAAGTTCGTATCCTTTTTTTGTCACTCTCTCTGACTTTGGATTATAATCTAATCCAATTAGAACCTTTTTCATAAATATAATTAATGATTGCTCCTTCTAAGTTAGGTAAAAAAGGATTTATTCTGAAGCAAATTAATTCGATTTCCCAGCAAAGGCATCAACTGGCTTTTCAAAGGCCACAAATAATAAACAAGGCTCTCCCCCACTACAACGAGCATTATGAGCCTTTTTCTCTGGACCGTAAGCATAAAAACCCTCTTTCAGAATTCTGGTTTCTTCTCCTTCATAGGTGACTTCTAATTCTCCCTGTAAAAGGATCATTCTTTCTGCAGAATTATGCCAGTGCTCTGGAATATCTGTGTTTGGTTCAAATCTAAAAAGGACATCAGCATTGTTAAGGGTTATATCACCATTAAGTACCGTAACCTGGCAACCATTAGGGATAAGGTCTGGGCAGGCACCCCACTTGATGTTACCATCCTTTAA from Gramella sp. MT6 harbors:
- a CDS encoding dodecin family protein, with the protein product MGIVKVIEVIATSEKSFDDATRNAVKEAAKSINNIKSVYIKEMKAQVNGDAITSYAVNAKISFEKSS
- a CDS encoding cupin domain-containing protein; protein product: MQSYLKSSGLKRSVLILLLIFFSTYTFAQDAMKNENSVAINLKDGNIKWGACPDLIPNGCQVTVLNGDITLNNADVLFRFEPNTDIPEHWHNSAERMILLQGELEVTYEGEETRILKEGFYAYGPEKKAHNARCSGGEPCLLFVAFEKPVDAFAGKSN
- a CDS encoding universal stress protein; the protein is MKKVLIGLDYNPKSERVTKKGYELAKKLGAEVCLIHVLADVSYYGVNYPNFMGYEGFNEMQVDLNVISELREVAKNFLETAAKHLDDPMVTTHLAEGPTSAAILDYANKWNADLIVLGTHSHSVLEKVLMGTTASRILEKTKIPVYLIPVKNDSD
- a CDS encoding chemotaxis protein CheB, coding for MEENRIFLIGASAGGRVAVEKVLKSISPEINASFLVVVHSSFDMISSFSEYLNRKIQMEVLDSKENMNIEKGKVYVAVPNQHMVIHEGKLRNSNGPRENLFRPSIDVLFRSAAVAFGNRCVGILLSGRLNDGTVGLEAVKRCGGKTIIQEPKSAEFAGMAISAQKFVEIDYTLQVEEIGELIEELTEKPLPQEVEIPYTIKRESEIATKIRSQVKTEDFLGEKVALSCASCGGPLWKIKDTGIERYRCHVGHSFSQESLLLAQNENLEETLWVCLRTLEEKKVLMLNIADSFKTKGSDQISRSYSDKIKEVDEHINRLRELMDIRD